TTCCTTGGCAACGCGAACAGCCTCTTCGGCCGCATCCTTCAATTCTGCGAAATTTGCCTCGTCGATAATTCCGGCATCAGCCAGAAGCTGCTGGAGAGCCGCTTTGGCTTGAGAGAGACGCTCGCCGGCCTCGGCCAATTCAGTCTGGCTCTTCTTCTGTGCCTCATTCAGCTCGGCCAGACCCGCCTCGGTTTCTTGCCGCTGATGCTCCGCCAAAATCTTTTGCTTGGCGCAATCGGCCACCTTTAGAACCGCCGCGCTGTGGGATCTGCTCCATTTGCCGTTGAAGAACCGGTCAATGATCCCCGCGATTCCCTTCGGCGCGTGCTCCGTTAAGATTGCCAGGGCCGCTTCTTCGGCCAGATGCACGCCACGCCATTTATCGTATTCGACATTCCGAGCGCCCAACTTTTTGAGTTCGGCAGTGATCTCCGGTTCGAGCGCAGCCACGTGGTCCGCAAGGGTCGCGATAGACCCCAGCGTATCGGCAACCGCATTGTCGGCATTGATGATCTGGATAATCGCTTCCAACGCTGTCGCGGCTTTCGCCTTGTCTGCCTCAGCCACATCGAGGATGGCGAGTGCTTCATTCAGCGCCATCTCCAGGGCGTCGACTTCGATGACACGCTGGTGCGCCACCGCCAAGGCATCGAGTTTAGCCAATCGAACTTTGACTGCTTCCACGCTGGCCAAGAAACTTTTTCGTGCGGTATTCCAGTTCGGCGGCGTGGCATTGCGCAGATACCATTGCATCGAAATCCGGGTTTCGTCGGTGATTGGTTCGTCCTTTTTGGGCGTGCCGAACCAGAACGAATTGACGAAATCCTTCTTGTTTTCGCTGTTGCCGAGTACCGCGGCGAGCATGCCCCAACACTTTCCGTGCGACCGGGTCTTGCCGTTATCGGAAAAAACAGTGTCCGCCACGCTGGGAAAATACCCAGCAACTGGCCGCCAGGACGAATCGATCGCTTTTGCAGCAGGGATTTCGGTGGTGACATTTTCGACGGCCCCGTTGTTGGCCGAAGCGACTACCATCTCGAAACCCAGCAGCTTTTCGCTGATCTCCCAACCACCATACTCGTGGTCACGGATGCCTATTCGCCTTGCAAACGCCGCATCTGGGTCGGCAAAGGTCGAGAGCACCAGCGCCCGATCGACGATGACCGCGGCCACCATGTCCCGCAGCAACGTCGTCTTGCCGGTTCCGGGTGGCCCGTTGGTGCCGAAGAGACCTCCGTCCTCACCGATCTCTTCGAAGGCGAGATTGACCGCCATCTGCTGTGCCAGCACGAGATGGTGGTGGCCATCGGTCGGCCATTTGCCGAAGGGCATCTTGGCCGGGCGGAGGATTTCGTGGAGCACCTCCCGTTTCCGGGTGACGTCGATCCGCTTGGCTTCGTCGATGCCGAACAGGTACTGTTCGACATTGCCGGTATTTTCGCCGTTCGCGAACGCTGCCAGGATACGGGTCAGATCATCCATCAAGAAGCTGTTCAGCAGGCCTGGTTCGACAGCGTAGGGGCGTCCGTTCTTGTCCTTTTTCACCCACCTCGCCTCGATGCGCAGGGGCACGAATTTGCCGTCGGGTGGCATCGTCCATCTGACGCCGGCCGCATAGCTCTCGGCACAAGCCACCGCATCCTCAATCGAGAACGGCCGCGTTCCCTGCGTCCGGACGAGATCGCCGTCTCCATTTTCCGTGAGGTAATAGATTTCCCTGGTCGCCAGAAAGCCGTGGAAATCGTCCTGCGCCGCTTGCTCGGCCCCGGTCTCTCCTGACCAGCCACCGGCCGGCATCCTTCCAGTTTGCTGCAGGGTCCCCATGGCCCACGGTGATGTGGAGAACCCCGGCTCACCGAAAATCTCCCCTTCCGCTGAGGCGGTCAGACACATCATTGCCGTCGGCTTAGCCGCGAAAGGCTCCACCTCATCTTGGAAGTCGAAGAATCGGATCAATTGATCGACGACGGAATCGGTGGAAACGATCCCGATCCAGAGGAAGAAGCGCCAGCAGCCCTCGCCCGTTTCTTGGAAGCGGCGGCTCTGAGATGGCGACCAGGGAAGATCATTCCCGGTCTTGGGCTCCCAGACATTGAAGGGCTGGGATTTGGAGTTCTTCGGGGGCTCGCCCGTCGACAGGTATTCAATTCCCTGCCAATAGCGCAGAATCGTGGAGGGGTCGCAGCGTTCCACCATTTGAGGCTCCGGATTGGCGTTTATTTGAGGAGCAGGTCAGCCTTTGGCTGCTGCATCGGGAAGGGTCAGAGCGGACGAGGCCTGGCGGCGGTGGGGTGTGCAATTTCGACAGAGAAACCCCCTCCCGCTCGATAAATGGGTCATTTTTGGTCGGGGCTAGAAGATCCAAAGGAAGACATCTGTTCCGCAGCGGCGTAAACCGCTGCAACCGCACTCTCCTCGACCATGACGTCGTTGATCCCGATCGACTGGCTCAAGGCGATCTCCGCGCTCACCACAGCGACGAACGACGGTATCGTCCCCAGGGCGGCATTCTCCTTTCCGATCTCCCGCAGTTGGCTCCAATTGTCGGCCGAATTGGCGGGCAAGTCCGCTTCGGAGAGCATCTCGGTCAGTTTGGCGGCAGCGGCGCCGATGTCGGGAAGCACGTTGGCGGCCGGCGTCACCATCTGCGCATCAGCCAGCCGATCAGCCATGCCCCTGACATCGTCGAATTCACCGGCCTGCTTGATCGTCGTCGCCGAAGCATGGGTCGCTACCAGCATCACGGTCGCCGTCAAGAAACTCGCCCAGTTACGCATAATCTTGGTCCTCGTCGTTCAAAACAGCCGGAATAAGGAGGTTTGACGTGGAATGGCGCTCATAATGATGGGCAGCGCCCCGTCGCGGGACCCGAGGGACGGTACCAGCGATCATCCCGTCGCCGGCACCGGCGCTGGATGTCTTATTCTTCCTGTTCGGTCTCATCCGAGTTCTGGGCGCCGGCGGCCGGCACACTCAGGTCATACCGGATCGAAGCACCTGCTTGGGTGGCGGCGGCGAGGATCTTGGGCTTGAAGTAGCGATCCACAGGATCCGTGTCGCGCACCAGGATGGCCTTCACCTGATTCTGTTCACGCAGGCTCACGAGAAAGCCTTGCCTGGTTTTCTCGACCTTGGTGATCTCGCCGCTGTTCATCACTTCGCGAAGGTCCGACCAATGGTGAATTGTTCCCAAGTAACTCGTGCGGCCAAAGTAGAGGGCGCCGACTGCGGCGATGGCCACGATCAACAGGCGACGAGATTTCTTCTGAGGGACTCGGGCGGCGCCATTAGCGATCGCCGGTTGATTGGATGACGTCACGGTATTCGATCCTCTGATCCGTTGTAGCGATGCGTCTCGCCAGCGTCCTAAAATCCTTGGCGACGCGCTGTAAGGAGAGCGACAGCAGCCAGGAGACCGAAAGGCCGACGGCACGAAGCGAATTCTATCGAGAGCCGGCGCCGGAAACTGCGCCCAATAACTCACCGTTTCGCACTAAACTCAGGGTCCTTGAAAATTCGAAAAATGAGCCAATAACTTAGAAAGGCGGCTGTTTCTGCGGGTTTCCCGCGGCTGAGATCGATTGTCTATCCTGTTCCGGACGACGCTGGTACAATGTCTGATCTTCGTTATTCGGCTATCGAGGAAGCTGGACTGGCGATGGAGCGTCGATGACAAAGTGGCGCACGGACAATGCCAGCGTCGATTGGACGCATCTGGTTGTGCGAATATTGCTGATGGGGGTCGCCGGCATCGTTATGGCGCCGCGGATCATGCCCGTCTACGACTTCATCGTTGACCATGCCCAACTCTTTTATGCAGTCGGACCGGTTCTGTTTTTCGGCGGACTGCTGGGTCAAAAGGGCTCCGGTTGATCCCCAGGCGTTTTTCCTTTGCCGGCTCTTCCCTATAGTTCTGCACGTTTTCGCGACTTATTCCCTGCTTCCCGAATTATCCGTCTGGGGTAGCATCCCAGCACGTCTTCCATACAATGGGCAGTGACGGGAATGGCAAGTCGGCCGACGATTAAAGAAACAACGCTCCAATCTGAAACTTTCGCAGGCGTGACCTATAGCATTCAGGGCGAACTGGTACCGGTGCTCGCGGTCGAGATGAGTACGCGGCAACCGATCTACTTCGAGCACCACGTCCTGCTCTGGAAGACCGCGACCCTGGAGATCGCCGTCAAACCGATCAAGGGCACCGTCAAACGGCTCTTCTGCGGCATGCAGATCTTCGTCACCGAAGCGCAGGGCCACGGGCAAATCGCCTTCAGCCGGGATGGCGCTGGGCAGATTCTTGCCCTGCATATCGAACAGGGAAAATCGATCCAGGTCCGCGAGCATCAATTCCTGGCCGCCACCCAATACGTTGAACCTGCATATCGAACAGGGAAAATCGATCCAGGTCCGCGAGCATCAATTCCTGGCCGCCACCCAATACGTTGAATACGAGTTCGAACGGGTGTCCGGTATCTCGAACATGCTTTTTGGCAGCAGCGGCCTCTTCATCGATAAATTCCGCTGCATCGACGGTGACGGCATCCTTTGGCTGCACGGCTACGGCAATGTGTTCGAGGTCGCACTCGAGGAAGGCGAAATGATCGATGTTGAGCCCGGCGCTTGGCTCTACAAGGACGGCGCGGTGAAGATGGACACCAACATGATCGGCATCGCCAGCGGCTTTCTGAGCAGCACCAACATCGCCATGAATCGCTTCACGGGGCCTGGCCGAGTGGGCATCCAGTCGATGTATATCGACGGCGCGGCACCACCGCGCGGCAGCGAAAAGAAATAAGGATCTTTCGCGTCACAGCCGGGCCGGCAGTGGCAATTCGTACGCATAATCGTGGAAAAGGCTTTGGCGATGTCCGACAACAACCTGCTGGAACAGGTCAAAAAGAAGAAGGTGCTGATAGCACTCGCTGCAATTGCGGTGATTTATGTGTGCTGGACGCATAGAGGCCCATCTTCACCAGGAGCTGAGCAGTCCGTCGACCATCCGACTGTGATCCATGGCCAGAAACTCTTCCATGTCATCGATTGGCCGAACCGCGCGCATGTATCCGTCCCCAACAGCTGGTGCCGCTACGGGAAGGAACGCTGGGGTGAATTAGGCCCAGAATGCCATTTGAACGAAGCCGAGCGTGAGCCACCCAGATGCTTTGAGGAAGGTGAACTTTACGAAGATGATGTCAGGCCCGAGGATAAGCCCGAAGTGCCCTGCGCCCCGCCGGACTTTGCGCCTTAGGGCGCACCGATCAGGCGTGATGCGTCATAAAATCCCGGCCCACACGCACGGTCGCCCTCAGCGGGGACGAGAGAACGGCCCAAGTCAGACGACCGTAAAGGTGAATACCCTCGACGAAGCTCGTCATCAGAATTTGGGCCACGGCACGCATTTTCGGATGCTCCCGTTTTGTTCTCTGAAAAAGATATAAGCCTGCCGTCCCGTAAAGTCAATTTTTTGACCGGCGTGGCAAATATCCGGGCAACCGGTCCGGGACGCAAAAAGGGCGCCGACCCGAAGGTAGGCGCCCTTTCCGTTGTGTTGAAGAACTAGGCGTTCTTCAAAGAATCATGCCCGTGTCCGCCGTTGCCACGGATACGATCCCTCCACACCGCCAGAATGGCGACGATGGGCGCCGACAGCATCGCCCAGAAGAGATCGGCGTATAGCCGAGTCCCTTCTTTGAAGCTGCCGGACAGAACTTCCATGATTGTCATGGCTTCTCCTCGTCCCTCTTGAGCATCCCATGTACCGCTTCGATTCCGGTCACTCCGATATAGACCAGAAAGACGATCGCATCCGCACCCTCCAAAGCAAAATGCAGGTAGGTGAGAATTGTGATCGTGATCGGATCGCAGTGAAAGTCTTCGAGGCGCTCCACAAGGAAGCTCAGTATTACGGCGATTGAATAAACCGCCCCAAATGCGAAAAATCCTGCGAAGGAATGACCCACGAAGGATAATACCGGCTTTATGGGCCGTTTGTTAAATTGCATATTATTCTCCTAGATCGGTCTCCTTTCTTGTCAAAAGGATCGATGATGAAGGGCTCTCCGCCGGCTGACGGATACCCTGGTGAAAACTCCCGCACTGGCCATGCGGCCAATGCAAGAGCCCAGGCCGAGCTTGCGCTCGGCCTGATTCCTGGCTGACACAAAGGTCTGCATGATGATGCTGGGGTTGGATCCCGATCAGGCGATTTAGAAATCCATCCTCTCGCCTTTCTGGAACGCGACGAAAGCTTCCGCCTTTTCCTGGCTTTGGAAGCGTTCGACCAGTTTTCCGTCCGCCATAACAGTGGCCTCATAGCCGCCGATATCGGACGAGACAGTGGAAAGTCTGGGCAGATGGAACCCGGGATGCCGATAGAGATCGGAGCCGGTTTTCACATCTTGAATCCGCACGATGTTGAGCGTCGGAATGTCGGTCCGCCGGCGCGGGTCGAGGCTGTCGAGGAGTTGGGGCGTCTTCAGCGTGCCGGTCGAGCGACCGACAAAGCCGATGACGTCCGTGCCCTCGATCCACACTTTGCCTGTGGTCGGATCACCGAAATAAATCCGGATCTTCGCCTTGCTGTTGCGAACCCGTTCAAGGACCCGCTGAACCGCAACCGGCGTATCGGGCTCGAACCAGGTGTCGGCCAGGCCGCGACGATCGGCCATCCGCAGCAGTCGGCGGTAGTCCTCATACTGCACGACGTTGCCAATCTCCGTCCTGGGGGGTTCGCGCACGCCGAGCTTCTTGGCCAGTTGCGCTGCTGTCTTATAGACAGTTTGGAAACCAGCTTTGGTGGTTCCGAAAGGCCCATCAATAACGAAGACAGCCTCTTTGTGATTTGTGGAAATGGCCATGATCTTCTCCCTGATTCTTCACTGCACGGAGAAGGGCGCGCATTTCCCCCTTGGCGGGAAAAGGACGAACCTTCCCCGGCAGGGGTTGAAACCGAATGGTTGATTGCGAAGCGCGGCCCTAATTAAGCGGCGCGCCATGGACGATTTGCGTGGTGACCGATGCGAGCGGTGGGAAGCTGACGAAGATCGCGCGCTTCCGGTCTCGACGGTGAGCCTGCATGACTTTGTCCATCACCCGGTAGATCACCAGGATCAGGAACCCCATCACGGCCAAGCCGATCAGGGGGTGCGAATTGGCGCCGATGTAGATGCCTGCGGCGAGCGCGGCCACATAGGCGGTGAAAAATGCGGCAAAGACCGCGAATTGTTTGAACATGCTGCCTCCTCACCAGCGAAGAGGCGCAATAATCCCATCGGGAGAATTGACCTCCCGGCTGGGCTGGTTAGGGTGTTGAACGGGTCTGGTTTAGAAGTTCGCTGCTTCTGACAGCGTGTCGTCGAACACGGCCGAAGTCTTCGGAAGACTGGCCGGAGCTTGGGCCGGAGCCTGCTTGGGCGTTGCCGCCGCGCGGGCCGGAGCCTTTACGGAAACGGCAGCCGGAGCGGAAACCGCAGGCGCTGTCACCGGAGCGGTGGCAGGCGGAACGGCGGCCGGCGCCGTAGCCTTCATCGGGATCTTGGCGCAATCCTCGAACTTGACGTCACCGTCATGGTGGGCATCGAGGAAAGCCTTGATGCGGGCAGCCACGATGTTGTCATGAGGCTCATCTGCCTTCAGGTTAAAGGCGAGCTGGGCGTCGGACGGGGCCATGATCACCACCCGATCTCCCGCCTCAAAGTGCGAGAAGACCCGATGAATACCGACTTCGAGTGCTTCGAGGAGCGTGTCAGTGCCTCGGTTCCATTCGATCTTGATGGTTCCGCGGCGGCTTTGGAGCACGAGTTCCGTAGCCGACGTTCCCTGTGGTGCCTCGTCATACGCGAGGAAGATCCGCCAGCAGACAGGCTTTTCAGCCTTTTTCTGCGAAGGACGCTTCTCCTCGACGATCTCAGGCTCGGCCCTATGGACCGGAAGAGCCGGTGCATCACTGCGGCAGAACTTCTGCCGCAAAAACTTGAAGCCCTGATAGATCGTATAACAGGTATTGATGATAAGACCCCAGGTGAAGAACAAATGGGAATAATCGGCGACGGTCATGTCTCTGCCTCCGTAATGCAGACGTGCGAATCCGACGCGAAGATTTCGCGTGGATTGGACGGTCTTTATTGATGATTGGGCGTAAAACACCCGATGAACGGAGAACGTATCTCCAGTGATGAAAGCCTGGCTTAAAGCGCTTGTCTCCGCGAAGGGAGAGGGCTTGTGGCGCGCTTGCAGTTCGAAAACTGCCTTTTGTCCTGATCAGACGAAGCTGAACGATCGCACGAAGGCGAAGGGACGAAAGTTATTCTTTCTATCACAGGATTGCGCCAGGCGGAAGGCATTGTGCTGGCGCATCGCGTTCCGCTCCTCGGCAGAGTTTTCAATATGGCTGGGTCCAGCCGGTCCCTCGGCAAAAAAGTGCCGGGAACAACCCGATAGGCAGGTTGCCGGCCATGGTGGTCGGCGTCGTTGCCGAGCGGGAGCACGATATGAACTTTTTCAACGATGACGACGACATCTGCGAACTTTGTGGCCGGCGGGAAGCGGTGCGCTGGTGGCACGGTCTGCACCTCTGCCCGGAGTGCTTTGAAGACGAGGCGGAACGCGCGTTTGGTCGCATTCTTTCGGCCGAGGATTGATTTGGGGGGAGGCGGTCGGTGTCGGCCGCCTCTTCCCTATCCTGGTCGAGAGCTGAGAATTTGCGCGGCCCCCTTCTGGGGGTGATGATCGTTGCCAGCAGGCGTCGCTGCGCGGGATCGTCGACGAGGTCAGTCCGGTAGGGGGAATGAAGTGATGGTGCATTCGGTGGAACATGCTCCGGCGCCCAGCCAACAGGTTCTTTATGACCGCGTGTGCCGTCAGATCATCGACCAAGCGCCAGGCGCCGCGGTCGCCTGGTATCTGATGGCGGCCTACCTTTATTATCATGAGGACGTGGTGATTATCTCGGACGGCATGTTCGAGCACCTCTCCGCGTTTTTGGCAGCACATTGGACGGCCATCAATCATCCCCACAAGGCCCTTCTCAGCTTGGAAGATCTCACGACCGGATCGGCCTATGCCATCGCCCGCGAAGCCTATCCAGCAGTGGTGGTGAGCGCCGCGCACCGGATCCTTCGGGAGGGAGTACAATTGCCGGCGCCGGCGTCGGCGCCAACGGGTCAACTTCAACTTTTTTAGGCACGTCACCAGAGGCCGCAGCATGGGCACCCTCGAGGTGCCTTTCGTTATCGGGCAGGCATTTTCTGCTCTGGATCCGAGACAAGCAAATCTGCCCGTCTCAAATCGCGCGCTTTTCACATCGCCATCGTTCCCTGTATGTTCTATATCGTAGTGAGCATGATGGCGGCTATTTACGACTTCGAATACCGAATCGAAGAATTGGATGGGCGCGGCCGATCGGCTGGGACGCTCGCGCAGGGAGTCGACTTTCATGCCATCAGGGCCGCCTACCTGTTCCTCGCGCAAACTCGCCCCAATGCAAGGTTGATGCTCTTGCATCGGTCCCGCATCCTGATGTCGACGTTTGCCGACGGCCAGCCGGATCGGACCACCGAGGAAATCGGCGACGGCGCTGAAACGAGGGCATCCATGTGCGGGCGCTATGCGATCATCACCCCGGCTGCGGAACTTCGTCGTCTTTTCGGAACGACCAATCCGCTGATCAATGTTGAGCCGCGGTATAATGCGGCGCCGACGCAGGATCTGGCCGTCATCCGGCATAATCCAGACACCGGTTCCAGGCATCTCGATTTGCTGCGCTGGGGCTTGGTTCCCCGTTGGTCGAAAGACCCGTCGACCGGCGCAAAGGCCATTAATGCCCGGGGTGAGTCCGTTGCCGACAAGCCGCTGTTCAGGGACGCCTTAAATCGAAGGCGCTGCCTGGTGCCGGCTACAGCCTTCTATGAATGGCAACCCGCCGCAGGGCGCAAACAGCCCTATGCGATCGCCCCGGTCGGTGGCGGGCTGATGGCCTTTGCCGGTCTGTGGGAAGCCTGGAAGGCGCCAAATGGGGATATCCTCCGGACGTTCTCCATCATCACGACGACCGCCAACGCGGCAACCGCGCCGATTCACGATCGCATGCCGGTCATCATGCCACAGGAAGTATGGTCCGTGTGGCTGGGCGAGACTCCGGCATCTCCTGACGATCTGAAGGGTCTGTTGCGCCCGTGCCCAGACAAATTTCTCAAGACCTGGAGAGTCGGTCCAGAAGTTGGAAGCGTTCGCGTCGACCGGGCCGAACTGCTCGCCCCGATTCCGGAGCCGTGAAGCATTCAGGCACCCACATTCCCGGTTAGTTTCAGCGGCAACGCCAGTGCAGCTTGTCCGATAAATTGTCGGGAATGGATATCTGCCTAGAGAGGTGTTGTCGATCGTTTCGCCTGAAGGGTGTCCCCCCGCGCCCGGTGGTCGTACCCCCGGCCACACGGCCGATAAGAAGGCCTTATCGGACCGGTGACCACCGGTGGCAAGGGGACACCCCGCCTGACGTCTCCCCAGAGGTGAAACTGAGACACGGGGGCCGATCGGGCATGATCGGTCCCCGCCTCTCATCGAAAAAGAGAACGGAGAATTTCTCTTTCGCGAAAAGGGGAGGCGCTTGCGCGCCTTCCTATAGGCTCCTATAGTATCCTATAGGTTTAGACTGCAGATTGCCGGAGACTGAACAGCCGTGAGCAAGGTTTATTTCCCCATTCGCTATATCGACGTTCCCGCCAGCGATCCTCACCGAGGCGACCCCGCATATCGGGTGTCGTACGGTGTTGAGCATTGGGCGGATGGATCTGCCCAACACGTATACAAGGTCCAGATGGTCTACGGCGGGATCGTGGCAGGTAGAAAAAGTCCCTCTTTTCCGGCGAACTCCGATGATTTGGAGCGGGTTATCGCTGCCCTGACTCAAGTCAAATCCGGACACGGCAAAAGTGGTCGCGGCCAAATGAGCGCTCTTTCCTCTCTCGTCGAGGAGAGTTGAGCGTGGAATAGAGGTCACGTCTTCGCATTTCGCGGCGACTGCACCCTATGCTCTCCGAAAATTCAGCTGGTTGAAAAGTAGAGGCGGAGAAAATCATGCCTATACCGAACGCGAAGACGTCGATCACTGAATTCCGCCGGCGCTACGGAACGACTGAACGGCGCCGGTATTTGCTTGCTGCGCTGGATCGCGAGATCGCCAACCTTCTTTCCTTCGGGACACGTATTCAGATCTTTGTTTTTGGCAGCTTTCTCACGAAGAAGCCCGAGCCTGGTGACATTGATCTTTTGGTTCGCGGCCACGCCAACACGCCCTTTGCCCCTTACAACAGTGTGTGTCCGGGCGACATCCAGGTGAAAAGCAGTTTCTCCGTAATGGGGTCCCGATCTTATTCGCGGTCGGAAATCGTCGAGAAATTCAATGGAGATCATAAGAATGTGAAAAATGGCATTTTCATCAACGAAGATGGGGTCACTGAATTGATTCTGGAGGCCGCGGAAGATACGGCAGCGCCGCAATGAGGCGGCTCAATTTACACCCAGCCTCCACCGGCTTTGGAAGTCAATTTGTGCCGTTTTTGCGCGATATAGCTGGTGGCTTTTGTGCATCCGCTATTTGATCCTAGCGACGGGAAAATTGGAGCGCGGGAAAAATGTGGTTTGATTGCTGGAGAGGAATTGGGAAAGAGGTGGCAAGTGACCGCTGAAAGAAAGGCGCTTTCTGTCGAGCGCATACCGTTTGACGAATCCAAACTCGCGACGCTCAGCCTTGGCGAATTTACGCCCGATGAAATCGACCTGGTCGCCCATATTTATGATGGGCTCGACATCGATCAGGCCTATCCGGCGGCCTTCGGTGAAGTCGCCGAGATCAGCGATATGGGCGAGATCCTCGCTGCCTCGACGGCAACCATTATGCAGGAAACCATCGGCACCCTGCACAAGGCGCTGAACGACGCGAACCCGGAAAACGTCATCAAGGGCCGCAGCCGGTTGGCGCGGTGGACCGGAGCAGCCATCGAGGTCGAGATGAGGTATCGTGCGGCCTGCACGAGAATCTCGACCCTCG
The nucleotide sequence above comes from Desulfovibrio sp.. Encoded proteins:
- a CDS encoding AAA domain-containing protein — its product is MVERCDPSTILRYWQGIEYLSTGEPPKNSKSQPFNVWEPKTGNDLPWSPSQSRRFQETGEGCWRFFLWIGIVSTDSVVDQLIRFFDFQDEVEPFAAKPTAMMCLTASAEGEIFGEPGFSTSPWAMGTLQQTGRMPAGGWSGETGAEQAAQDDFHGFLATREIYYLTENGDGDLVRTQGTRPFSIEDAVACAESYAAGVRWTMPPDGKFVPLRIEARWVKKDKNGRPYAVEPGLLNSFLMDDLTRILAAFANGENTGNVEQYLFGIDEAKRIDVTRKREVLHEILRPAKMPFGKWPTDGHHHLVLAQQMAVNLAFEEIGEDGGLFGTNGPPGTGKTTLLRDMVAAVIVDRALVLSTFADPDAAFARRIGIRDHEYGGWEISEKLLGFEMVVASANNGAVENVTTEIPAAKAIDSSWRPVAGYFPSVADTVFSDNGKTRSHGKCWGMLAAVLGNSENKKDFVNSFWFGTPKKDEPITDETRISMQWYLRNATPPNWNTARKSFLASVEAVKVRLAKLDALAVAHQRVIEVDALEMALNEALAILDVAEADKAKAATALEAIIQIINADNAVADTLGSIATLADHVAALEPEITAELKKLGARNVEYDKWRGVHLAEEAALAILTEHAPKGIAGIIDRFFNGKWSRSHSAAVLKVADCAKQKILAEHQRQETEAGLAELNEAQKKSQTELAEAGERLSQAKAALQQLLADAGIIDEANFAELKDAAEEAVRVAKENAASLQRKAEEIRAKVKIARQKSVDALEVVAGSSFSGAVIDAAFLTGPEDIRQLSSPWMDDELHRLRCECFIQAIQLHRAFIMCSPRLRSNLSLAVDILSGKLRPAQFGGYLRDIWASFFLTVPVVSSTFASFSRLFDGLECGEIGWVFVDEGGQATPQQALGAVWRAERAMIIGDPKQIKPVVPLPGQAIELLRRREGVGPHWHPILHSAQVLADRATRYGAQMGVDSDNPYWVGSPLRVHRRCRAPMFEIANAVAYDGLMVQGKVYRADDIAKFPAGPSRWIDVPASTSEGHYIPAQGNVAQELVRTITGAPGAASVYVVTPFAESRAKLFSLFNSSRGLGFDWAVKSVGTVHTFQGKEADYVIFVLGGEPNRPRARQWAAQEPNLLNVAVTRARKAVYVVGDWEQWSSFPYFDEMARMLPRVSLSGAPHQKKPNLALV
- a CDS encoding AIM24 family protein — protein: MTYSIQGELVPVLAVEMSTRQPIYFEHHVLLWKTATLEIAVKPIKGTVKRLFCGMQIFVTEAQGHGQIAFSRDGAGQILALHIEQGKSIQVREHQFLAATQYVEPAYRTGKIDPGPRASIPGRHPIR
- a CDS encoding AIM24 family protein, coding for MNLHIEQGKSIQVREHQFLAATQYVEYEFERVSGISNMLFGSSGLFIDKFRCIDGDGILWLHGYGNVFEVALEEGEMIDVEPGAWLYKDGAVKMDTNMIGIASGFLSSTNIAMNRFTGPGRVGIQSMYIDGAAPPRGSEKK
- a CDS encoding SOS response-associated peptidase, which encodes MFYIVVSMMAAIYDFEYRIEELDGRGRSAGTLAQGVDFHAIRAAYLFLAQTRPNARLMLLHRSRILMSTFADGQPDRTTEEIGDGAETRASMCGRYAIITPAAELRRLFGTTNPLINVEPRYNAAPTQDLAVIRHNPDTGSRHLDLLRWGLVPRWSKDPSTGAKAINARGESVADKPLFRDALNRRRCLVPATAFYEWQPAAGRKQPYAIAPVGGGLMAFAGLWEAWKAPNGDILRTFSIITTTANAATAPIHDRMPVIMPQEVWSVWLGETPASPDDLKGLLRPCPDKFLKTWRVGPEVGSVRVDRAELLAPIPEP